In the Duncaniella freteri genome, one interval contains:
- a CDS encoding nitroreductase family protein, with the protein MTDNRFQILEDMLLADRSVRRFDESHGIEKSTVERIVGLVRLCASGRNLQPLRYRIVTAPHERESVFPALAWAGYYKDWDGPGCGERPSAYIVQCIDTEIANDCLCDDGLHLQALTLGAVALGISCCIIKAFDSAAVAKALGLSGRYRPRYVLAMGYASERVRIVEKTDDGDCRYYRDADDNHCVPKRPVESLII; encoded by the coding sequence ATGACTGATAATAGATTTCAGATATTGGAGGATATGCTTCTTGCGGACCGTTCTGTCAGGAGGTTTGATGAGTCTCATGGGATTGAAAAAAGCACTGTTGAAAGGATTGTGGGGCTTGTAAGGCTGTGTGCTTCAGGTAGGAACCTACAGCCGTTGCGCTATCGTATAGTGACAGCCCCCCATGAGAGAGAATCTGTTTTTCCCGCCCTTGCCTGGGCGGGGTATTACAAGGATTGGGATGGCCCTGGTTGTGGCGAACGTCCATCTGCCTATATTGTGCAATGTATTGACACAGAGATCGCGAATGACTGCCTTTGTGATGACGGTCTGCACTTGCAGGCATTGACGCTCGGAGCTGTGGCGTTAGGGATTTCATGCTGTATAATCAAAGCGTTCGATTCTGCTGCTGTAGCCAAGGCTCTCGGACTGTCCGGACGATATAGGCCTCGCTATGTGTTGGCTATGGGATATGCCTCAGAGCGTGTAAGAATCGTGGAGAAGACTGATGATGGAGATTGCAGGTACTATCGTGATGCCGACGATAATCATTGTGTGCCCAAAAGACCTGTTGAAAGTCTGATAATTTGA
- a CDS encoding gliding motility-associated C-terminal domain-containing protein: MNRVHLLIALISTMPNYAMADISFSWHGASPAQAKIINIPAPKSSGIDCGINVAYGTDGLRMRYDATSSPADVKWYRFSGMGAAYADEIASSGKDSTASWIDNPQGDTGYIIEDGDKRLYIWLTDYSRHPLSLGELSAQADHDCGNMNLKCTGKGDEIHYYSITGRRMTLSRDMSLTYTSLIWDDAQKSFAESPVTSSLDHLSPTLHVEAPLCATSFTLTGDRFLREWGCEQTYISPTFQPHSILAHTQAIQSTRYNDNEISGPQNGTTLGGSAPCTVKFIADVTDAAVFHEWQFSHHRDFEDIIFRASGTELTHTFTEHGSIYVRLYCANDDASCEYFGETYEIFTGTSSLKCPNAFSPLNMDGVNDVWKVSYSSIIDFECHIFNRHGTKIVSLTDPSQGWDGKHGGKYVPAGAYFYTIRALGADGKRYELSGDINIVEYR, from the coding sequence ATGAACCGTGTACATCTACTCATAGCCCTTATATCCACCATGCCAAATTACGCCATGGCTGATATATCATTTTCATGGCATGGTGCATCACCGGCTCAGGCAAAGATCATAAATATACCAGCACCCAAATCCTCGGGGATTGACTGCGGGATCAATGTAGCATATGGAACCGACGGATTGAGGATGAGATATGACGCAACATCATCACCCGCAGATGTCAAGTGGTACCGATTTTCCGGCATGGGTGCCGCTTATGCCGATGAGATTGCCTCAAGCGGCAAGGATTCCACAGCTTCGTGGATAGACAATCCACAAGGAGATACGGGATATATAATCGAGGATGGTGACAAAAGGCTTTACATCTGGCTCACCGACTACAGCCGGCATCCGTTGTCGCTCGGAGAGCTTTCGGCTCAGGCGGACCATGATTGCGGGAACATGAATCTCAAGTGTACAGGCAAAGGGGATGAGATACACTATTACTCTATCACAGGCAGACGCATGACGCTTTCGAGAGATATGTCACTCACATATACGTCCCTCATATGGGACGACGCACAAAAGAGTTTTGCAGAAAGCCCTGTAACATCATCTCTCGATCATCTCTCTCCAACTCTACATGTTGAAGCTCCGTTATGCGCGACATCATTCACCCTGACAGGAGACCGATTCTTGCGAGAATGGGGATGTGAGCAGACATACATCTCCCCCACTTTCCAGCCACACAGCATCCTGGCTCACACACAAGCCATACAGTCAACACGATATAACGACAATGAGATATCAGGACCACAGAACGGCACCACACTTGGCGGTTCTGCCCCATGCACAGTGAAATTCATAGCCGATGTGACTGATGCTGCGGTGTTTCATGAATGGCAATTCTCCCATCACCGAGACTTTGAGGACATAATATTCCGTGCCTCCGGAACTGAACTGACTCATACATTCACCGAACATGGCTCCATATATGTGCGTTTATACTGTGCGAACGACGATGCCTCGTGCGAGTATTTCGGTGAAACATATGAAATATTCACAGGCACATCCTCACTGAAATGCCCTAACGCATTCTCACCGTTAAACATGGACGGCGTGAACGATGTATGGAAAGTGAGCTATTCATCAATAATAGATTTTGAATGCCATATATTCAACCGCCACGGCACAAAGATCGTATCCCTGACGGACCCATCACAAGGATGGGACGGCAAGCATGGAGGGAAATATGTACCCGCAGGAGCATATTTCTACACTATACGTGCCCTCGGAGCCGATGGCAAGAGGTATGAACTGTCAGGCGACATAAATATTGTAGAATACAGATAG
- a CDS encoding lytic transglycosylase domain-containing protein: protein MNLNRILFLGSVTAIILVGAFAPMESVSAGEPAVANDHTSSSYTDLSTVNSPEIPASVKFAGKEISLDPIDMWERLDRELTAMSYTHGNTLLAIKRANRYFPVIAPILKEQGVPSDIIYLAAIESTLNPHAVSVAKAAGMWQFMPSTAKEYGLEVNDEADQRYDVEKSTRAACKYLKDAYKKYGNWESVAASYNGGMGRVSKELAAQNATSAYDLWLADETMRYIFRLLAMKMIMENPQKYGFSLRANQLYQPIEYTTVNVNGAIEDWPAWAKEKGIDYITLREHNPWIRAKSLTNKSGKSYTVKIPTQQSLSRSKQKTTVYNPSWVTE from the coding sequence ATGAATCTCAACCGTATATTATTTCTCGGCTCGGTAACAGCAATAATACTTGTAGGAGCATTCGCGCCTATGGAGTCAGTGTCGGCAGGAGAGCCTGCGGTAGCCAACGACCATACATCCTCTTCCTACACGGACCTTTCCACAGTGAATTCACCGGAAATCCCCGCATCGGTAAAATTCGCGGGAAAGGAAATCTCCCTTGACCCCATCGACATGTGGGAACGCCTCGACCGTGAGCTCACAGCCATGAGCTATACCCATGGCAACACCCTGCTTGCCATAAAGAGAGCCAACAGATATTTCCCTGTTATTGCCCCAATCCTTAAGGAGCAGGGTGTGCCCTCCGATATCATCTATCTTGCCGCCATCGAATCGACTCTCAACCCTCATGCCGTATCGGTAGCCAAAGCAGCAGGGATGTGGCAATTCATGCCCTCGACCGCCAAAGAGTACGGTCTGGAGGTCAACGATGAGGCGGACCAGCGATATGATGTGGAAAAATCGACACGCGCCGCATGCAAATATCTCAAAGACGCCTATAAAAAATACGGTAACTGGGAATCAGTGGCAGCAAGCTACAACGGAGGCATGGGCAGAGTGAGCAAGGAGCTGGCAGCCCAGAATGCCACATCGGCTTATGACCTATGGCTTGCCGACGAGACTATGCGCTACATATTCCGGCTCCTGGCTATGAAGATGATAATGGAGAATCCTCAGAAATATGGATTCAGCCTTCGTGCCAACCAACTGTACCAACCCATCGAATACACTACAGTAAATGTGAACGGAGCCATAGAGGACTGGCCTGCATGGGCCAAAGAGAAAGGGATTGACTACATTACACTTCGCGAGCACAATCCGTGGATACGAGCAAAATCCCTCACCAATAAATCAGGGAAGTCATATACTGTCAAAATCCCTACACAGCAGTCTCTCTCCCGTTCAAAGCAGAAAACCACTGTATACAATCCATCGTGGGTCACAGAGTAA
- the uvrA gene encoding excinuclease ABC subunit UvrA encodes MKGSNTERNSSNSSAGKIPTLEVMGARVHNLKNIDVSIPHGTLTVITGLSGSGKSSLAFDTIYAEGQRRYIETFSSYARNMLGNLERPDVDKITGLAPVIAIEQKTINRNPRSTIGTVTEVYDFLRLLYARAGTAVSYVTGEPMVKYTRDQIVNLILERYNGKKIYILAPVVRNRKGHYKELFEQMRKKGFLTARVDGKLCELTLGMKVDRYRNHDIELVIDRLKVSHKDLTRLEATVADALRQGDKQVMVYDVDDDKASYFSQALMDPVGGLSYREPAPHNFSFNSPMGACPCCKGLGYVNIIDRDKIIPDATLSIHQGGIVPLGKYRNSMIFWQIDAICKKYGHTVKTPICDLSEEALSDILNGTTERLVIDNDTMATQNFFQTYDGLVKYIEMQQGEEATAAAKKWSEGFFTRGECPECHGDRLNKEALHFFVDGKNIADLCRLDISDLYEWTLGLEERLAPTSRLIAGEIMKEVRSRLRFLIDVGLDYLQLSRPSATLSGGESQRIRLATQLGSQLVNVLYILDEPSIGLHQRDNRRLINSLKNLRDASNSILVVEHDKDIMLEADHIVDIGPKAGRKGGEVVFSGTPGDMLETSTLTAKYLNGELSLPINTHPRKGNGKKIVLRGAKGNNLRDVTLTLPLGKLVCVSGVSGSGKSTLVNATLQPILSQKLYRSLTPPLPYDTIEGIENIDKAVRVDQSPLGKSPRSNPATYTGVFTAIRDLFASLSEAKIRGYRPGRFSFNVAGGRCETCSGNGYKTIEMNFLPDVLVPCETCSGKRYNRETLEVRYKGKSIADVLDMTINQAVDFFQNIPAILGKIKVLQDIGLGYIKLGQPSSTLSGGENQRVKLAAELSRRDTGNTLFILDEPTTGLHFDDIRVLLGVLNRLVDKGNTVLVIEHNLDVICAADHIIDMGPGGGKNGGNIIVTGTPAQIAKTDSPTAPFIREQMEC; translated from the coding sequence ATGAAAGGGTCCAATACTGAACGTAACTCATCAAACTCATCAGCCGGCAAGATTCCCACACTCGAAGTGATGGGGGCTCGTGTGCACAACCTGAAAAATATTGACGTATCCATACCTCACGGAACTCTCACTGTAATCACAGGGCTGAGCGGAAGCGGAAAATCGTCACTCGCATTCGACACAATCTATGCCGAAGGACAGAGGAGGTACATCGAGACATTCTCCTCCTACGCACGCAATATGCTCGGGAACCTTGAGCGGCCGGATGTCGATAAGATCACCGGACTTGCACCGGTGATAGCCATAGAACAAAAGACTATCAACCGCAATCCGCGATCCACAATAGGCACTGTCACTGAGGTCTACGACTTCCTGCGTCTGCTGTATGCCCGTGCGGGGACAGCTGTCAGCTACGTGACAGGCGAACCGATGGTCAAATACACACGTGACCAGATAGTCAATCTCATACTTGAGCGTTACAACGGAAAGAAGATCTATATACTCGCCCCTGTGGTGCGCAACCGTAAAGGACATTACAAGGAGCTTTTCGAACAGATGCGCAAGAAAGGATTCCTAACAGCACGCGTAGACGGAAAACTTTGTGAGCTTACTCTCGGAATGAAAGTGGACCGCTACCGAAACCACGATATAGAGCTTGTGATCGACCGTCTTAAAGTGTCACACAAGGACCTCACACGCCTTGAAGCCACAGTGGCAGACGCGCTACGCCAGGGTGACAAACAGGTGATGGTCTACGATGTGGACGATGACAAGGCTTCGTATTTCTCTCAGGCACTGATGGACCCTGTAGGCGGACTGTCATACCGCGAGCCAGCCCCCCACAACTTCTCGTTCAACTCCCCTATGGGAGCGTGTCCATGCTGCAAAGGACTCGGATATGTCAACATCATTGACCGCGACAAGATAATCCCCGATGCAACCCTGTCAATCCACCAGGGAGGCATCGTTCCCTTAGGGAAATATCGCAATTCGATGATATTCTGGCAGATCGATGCCATATGCAAAAAATACGGACACACAGTAAAGACTCCCATCTGCGACCTGAGCGAAGAGGCGTTGAGCGACATTCTCAACGGCACCACCGAGCGTCTTGTAATCGACAATGACACCATGGCGACCCAAAACTTCTTCCAGACTTATGACGGACTGGTGAAGTACATAGAGATGCAGCAAGGGGAGGAAGCAACGGCTGCCGCAAAGAAATGGAGCGAGGGGTTCTTCACTCGTGGAGAATGCCCCGAATGCCATGGCGACCGCCTTAACAAAGAGGCACTGCACTTCTTTGTCGACGGCAAGAATATAGCAGACCTGTGCCGTCTTGACATATCAGACCTCTACGAATGGACATTGGGACTGGAGGAGCGTCTCGCCCCTACTTCAAGACTCATTGCCGGGGAAATCATGAAGGAGGTGAGAAGCCGACTGAGGTTCCTTATAGATGTAGGGCTCGACTATCTTCAATTGTCACGTCCGTCAGCAACACTGTCGGGCGGAGAGAGCCAGCGCATACGTCTTGCCACACAGCTGGGAAGCCAGCTTGTAAATGTGCTCTACATCCTTGACGAGCCATCGATAGGACTGCATCAGCGCGACAACCGCCGTCTGATCAACTCTCTTAAAAATCTTCGCGACGCATCCAATTCGATACTTGTGGTGGAGCATGACAAGGATATAATGCTTGAGGCTGACCACATAGTGGATATCGGACCTAAAGCCGGGCGAAAGGGGGGCGAAGTAGTGTTCTCCGGAACGCCCGGAGACATGCTTGAAACCTCTACTCTTACTGCAAAATACCTCAATGGAGAGCTTTCACTCCCGATCAACACCCACCCACGTAAAGGCAACGGAAAAAAGATAGTGCTCCGGGGTGCGAAAGGGAACAATCTGCGAGATGTCACCCTAACTCTACCGCTCGGCAAGCTCGTATGCGTGTCGGGGGTATCGGGCAGCGGAAAATCCACTCTTGTGAACGCTACCCTCCAGCCTATCCTCAGCCAAAAGCTTTACAGGTCACTCACACCGCCGCTTCCCTACGATACTATCGAAGGGATCGAGAATATTGACAAGGCAGTACGTGTGGACCAGTCACCTCTCGGCAAATCACCACGCTCCAATCCGGCAACCTACACCGGAGTGTTCACTGCCATACGCGACCTCTTCGCCTCTCTTTCGGAAGCAAAGATACGAGGCTACCGTCCAGGCAGATTTTCATTCAATGTCGCAGGTGGCAGGTGCGAGACATGTTCAGGGAACGGATACAAGACGATCGAGATGAACTTTCTACCTGATGTGCTTGTGCCGTGCGAGACATGCTCGGGAAAACGCTACAACCGTGAGACCCTCGAAGTGAGATACAAGGGCAAGTCCATAGCCGATGTGCTCGACATGACAATCAATCAGGCTGTCGACTTTTTCCAGAACATACCCGCAATCCTTGGGAAAATCAAAGTGCTCCAGGATATCGGACTCGGATACATAAAACTCGGGCAACCATCCTCCACCCTCTCAGGCGGTGAAAATCAGCGTGTGAAACTTGCCGCAGAACTCTCTCGACGTGACACCGGCAACACCCTGTTCATCCTTGACGAGCCGACAACAGGGCTGCATTTCGATGATATACGCGTGCTGTTAGGAGTGCTCAACCGCCTCGTAGACAAGGGTAACACCGTGCTGGTAATCGAACACAACCTTGATGTGATATGTGCAGCCGACCATATAATCGACATGGGTCCGGGCGGAGGCAAGAACGGCGGCAATATAATAGTCACCGGGACTCCCGCCCAGATAGCAAAGACCGATTCCCCTACCGCCCCATTCATTCGGGAGCAGATGGAATGCTGA
- a CDS encoding UvrD-helicase domain-containing protein: MIDIYKASAGSGKTFTLAREYIKFILGHKNEQGLYELNRPGSTPSGHRNVLAMTFTNKATEEMKSRIIHELAVLAGCERDWERKSPYEDELCRVFRCTSEALGVAAKDALRSLLYDFSRFSISTIDSFFQMVLRSFAHEADVSANYALELDDREVITMSVDQLLQSLNHSRPTRRSREIETWITGYMKSLIENGNSFTLFNRSGNVHDDLINFIGAIHNDTFKDNEARIMDYLADSDRFHQFCSTVFDRISEIKKNTAEVCRATVGYIESRPEISDIVSSVGLKIVKAWSESGWKKYDSVPKTIRSVIEDPSSIWKAAAKKNSKKSAFISPEVEAMMETAMLSIEKCIESVSLLEIIRGNLYQLGLVNALMELIDRFRRENSTLLLSDTNSLLAKIIGDEDSPFLYEKLGTRYHNYLIDEFQDTSLSQWYNMRPLLRESLAYDYDSLVIGDEKQCIYRFRNSDPSLLHNLHREDWAEGNSLVRGDSITENTNWRSSAEVVNFNNSLFVAISRLYGFDDVYSNVVQQVSSKHCDHHGYVRVKFFDSESYTEDSSLEVMASEMRRQLSSGYSPCDIAVLVRNKKEGAKVIRYLEALMASDENFPKFDIISEDSLLISRSDAVVNIISRLRMLSDVDVVSDKRKRSSREIAVMLNDYESIHASGIAPDKALLSAIERMKKRADGGDGNEDAGGSSGEALSLHGIDLVSLVESIISTRLSPAMRESESVYIAAFVDLVVKFVGQGHADIRSFLQWWDDAGSRKASISGSSEARAINVLTAHKSKGLEFPCVHIPFGEMSAGKSGGDLAWFELPCIPGIPDDILPPMMPLTVSSSLSVTSFAEQYAEIRREELLDKTNLLYVAFTRAIDELIIGVKLSKSDRGALGDGKKVNVSRILYEGITSGGDKDYMPLSLDDDMEFRVGSPTCRQMSDSRKGTAMHPAASELMVAYESTSVESVWQNTNVDAERLNRIEVARERGLILHGLMSHIRRAEDVDTAFRLLRGTPDARRLTSRDFIDLRDIVDARVSDPRAKNWYEGFDKVYMERELLTASGEISRADRVVWTADGEVHVIDYKTGSQDPKRYKRQVNGYMQFFRSIGCPCVRGFLYYLDSGDIVEL; the protein is encoded by the coding sequence ATGATTGACATATATAAGGCATCAGCCGGCTCGGGAAAGACATTTACACTTGCACGTGAGTACATAAAATTCATACTCGGGCATAAGAATGAGCAGGGGCTATATGAATTGAACCGTCCCGGAAGTACTCCGTCTGGTCATAGAAACGTGTTGGCGATGACATTCACCAACAAGGCTACCGAGGAGATGAAATCCCGCATCATCCACGAGCTTGCTGTGCTTGCCGGATGTGAGCGTGACTGGGAAAGGAAGAGCCCTTATGAGGATGAGTTATGCAGGGTGTTCCGTTGCACATCCGAGGCTCTTGGCGTTGCAGCAAAGGACGCGCTCAGGAGCCTTCTCTATGATTTCAGCCGTTTCAGCATATCCACCATCGATTCGTTTTTTCAGATGGTGTTGCGCTCATTTGCCCACGAGGCAGATGTGTCAGCCAATTATGCTCTTGAGCTTGACGACAGGGAGGTGATCACCATGAGTGTCGATCAGTTGCTCCAGTCGCTCAACCACAGCAGGCCTACGCGCCGGTCCCGCGAGATAGAGACGTGGATCACAGGATATATGAAAAGCCTTATAGAGAACGGCAATTCATTCACCCTTTTCAACAGGAGCGGAAATGTGCATGACGACCTCATAAATTTTATAGGGGCTATACACAATGACACATTCAAGGACAATGAGGCGCGCATAATGGACTATCTTGCTGATTCCGATAGGTTTCATCAGTTCTGTAGTACTGTGTTCGATCGGATATCTGAGATCAAAAAGAACACTGCTGAAGTGTGTCGTGCCACAGTTGGATATATCGAATCACGTCCTGAGATTTCTGATATCGTCAGCAGTGTCGGTTTGAAGATTGTGAAGGCCTGGAGCGAGAGCGGGTGGAAGAAGTACGACAGTGTGCCTAAGACCATACGCTCGGTCATAGAGGACCCCTCATCCATATGGAAAGCCGCAGCGAAAAAGAATAGCAAAAAGAGTGCGTTTATATCGCCCGAGGTTGAGGCGATGATGGAGACAGCGATGCTTTCCATCGAGAAGTGCATCGAGTCGGTGAGCCTTCTGGAGATAATACGTGGCAACCTTTATCAGCTTGGTCTGGTTAACGCGCTGATGGAGCTTATCGACCGCTTCCGTCGTGAGAACTCGACCCTCCTCCTGAGTGACACCAATTCTCTGCTTGCCAAGATTATAGGTGATGAGGATTCTCCTTTTCTGTATGAGAAGCTTGGCACTCGTTATCATAATTATCTTATTGATGAGTTCCAGGACACCTCTTTGAGCCAATGGTACAATATGCGGCCTCTTTTAAGGGAGAGTCTTGCTTATGATTACGACAGCCTTGTGATAGGTGACGAGAAGCAGTGTATCTACCGTTTCCGTAACAGCGACCCTTCACTTCTCCATAATCTCCATCGGGAGGATTGGGCGGAAGGCAATTCACTTGTGCGTGGAGATTCCATAACAGAGAACACCAACTGGAGGTCCTCTGCCGAAGTGGTCAATTTCAATAATTCGTTGTTTGTGGCGATATCCAGGTTGTATGGGTTTGACGATGTTTACTCCAATGTGGTTCAGCAGGTCTCGTCAAAGCATTGTGACCATCATGGATATGTGCGTGTGAAGTTTTTTGATTCCGAGTCCTACACCGAGGATTCCTCTCTCGAAGTCATGGCAAGCGAGATGCGCAGGCAGCTTTCGTCAGGCTACAGTCCTTGTGACATTGCAGTGCTTGTGCGTAACAAAAAAGAGGGCGCAAAGGTGATACGCTACCTTGAGGCACTAATGGCTTCCGATGAGAATTTCCCTAAATTTGATATCATCTCGGAGGATTCCTTGCTTATATCACGTTCTGATGCCGTAGTCAACATCATAAGCCGCCTCCGCATGCTTTCCGATGTGGATGTCGTATCGGACAAGCGAAAGAGAAGCAGCCGAGAGATCGCAGTGATGCTTAATGATTATGAAAGCATACATGCCTCCGGTATTGCCCCTGACAAGGCTCTGCTTTCGGCGATCGAAAGAATGAAAAAGAGGGCTGATGGAGGGGATGGCAATGAGGATGCGGGAGGCTCTTCCGGAGAGGCATTGTCACTCCATGGCATTGATCTTGTATCGCTTGTCGAAAGTATAATATCCACTCGGTTATCACCTGCTATGCGTGAATCAGAGAGTGTGTATATAGCGGCATTTGTTGATCTTGTGGTCAAGTTTGTGGGGCAGGGGCATGCCGATATCCGCTCTTTCCTTCAATGGTGGGATGATGCCGGGTCCAGGAAGGCTTCCATATCAGGCAGTTCTGAAGCGCGGGCAATCAATGTCCTCACTGCACACAAGTCCAAAGGACTGGAATTTCCGTGTGTGCATATTCCGTTTGGCGAGATGTCGGCAGGTAAGTCGGGTGGCGATCTGGCATGGTTTGAGTTGCCTTGCATTCCCGGTATTCCTGATGATATACTTCCGCCCATGATGCCGTTGACTGTGAGCTCTTCACTTTCGGTCACATCTTTTGCCGAACAGTATGCCGAGATCCGTCGTGAGGAATTGCTCGACAAGACCAATCTCCTTTACGTTGCTTTCACTCGTGCCATAGACGAGCTTATTATTGGAGTAAAGCTCTCCAAAAGCGACAGGGGCGCATTGGGCGATGGCAAGAAAGTAAATGTGTCACGTATTCTCTATGAGGGGATTACGAGTGGCGGCGATAAGGACTATATGCCTCTGTCGCTTGATGACGATATGGAGTTTCGTGTCGGAAGCCCTACATGCAGGCAGATGTCGGACAGCCGTAAAGGAACTGCGATGCACCCGGCTGCATCTGAGCTTATGGTGGCTTATGAATCTACCTCGGTGGAGTCGGTGTGGCAGAATACTAATGTCGATGCCGAACGGCTCAACCGTATCGAGGTGGCACGTGAACGAGGACTGATTCTTCATGGTCTGATGTCGCATATACGCAGGGCTGAAGATGTCGACACGGCATTCCGTCTATTGCGAGGCACTCCTGACGCCCGACGTTTGACCTCGCGTGACTTTATTGATCTTAGAGATATTGTGGATGCGCGTGTCAGTGATCCTCGTGCAAAGAACTGGTATGAGGGGTTCGACAAAGTGTATATGGAGCGCGAGCTCCTCACTGCAAGTGGGGAGATAAGCAGGGCCGACCGTGTTGTATGGACAGCTGACGGGGAGGTCCATGTGATTGATTACAAGACAGGTTCGCAGGACCCTAAGAGATATAAGAGACAGGTGAACGGTTACATGCAGTTCTTCCGTTCCATAGGATGTCCGTGTGTGCGAGGATTTCTTTACTATCTTGATTCAGGCGACATCGTTGAGCTGTAG
- a CDS encoding translation initiation factor, translated as MDWKDLLASKVEDGTLSREEFVPQQEPSAGKAADILHVSIDRKGRKGKTATLIEGFTCSEEEVQEVAAALKTRLGTGGSSRGSEILIQGDALEKVKRLLVTMGYRVK; from the coding sequence ATGGACTGGAAAGATCTTTTAGCCAGCAAAGTGGAGGATGGCACACTCAGCCGTGAGGAGTTTGTGCCCCAGCAGGAGCCGTCAGCCGGTAAGGCTGCTGACATTCTTCATGTGTCAATTGACAGGAAAGGGCGCAAGGGCAAGACTGCCACTCTGATTGAGGGCTTCACATGTTCCGAAGAGGAGGTTCAGGAGGTAGCTGCTGCCCTGAAGACCCGCCTCGGTACAGGAGGATCGTCAAGAGGTAGTGAGATACTGATACAGGGTGATGCGCTTGAAAAAGTGAAGAGACTGCTTGTCACCATGGGATACAGGGTGAAATGA